A genome region from Larimichthys crocea isolate SSNF unplaced genomic scaffold, L_crocea_2.0 scaffold524, whole genome shotgun sequence includes the following:
- the LOC109141728 gene encoding uncharacterized protein LOC109141728 — MSALMEDIREAVLAVLPSLPEDKVQSLLNKLASIGVEFKSDLQFIKEEDLPANITPNQCRRLLNAWQTQDQTSYVTLTPVDHSDIVLSTTTEDPPSSESDNTSMSSSNTSRMTVNLSVWHENFSVPWNRMPPGITTAISLEKRPSAKDRRQMVRIIVEEMRLNEQNPSKSQCQAIAKMIVKQHPQSFADVMTDGTVIGSGYASLMTQLKTRVEHVNRGNALSRRRKQKRVSNAPEDIARGPADQYGCVRWQPDCPPGETVEGLKEKKSEMQDLYHTEGPAGAERGYVIQLMKTTYYLQRKNINASPPPSIAELKTEWPYLFTPKQMFSHFNLLTDIKILEKMEQAVEEKGKLILRFFQHTTARTSTDEVERILVSYNKEEKCDPCPCVILLLMAHFKEKYEGLILQADVFSTAADVERTKPLPESPRLIVLGDVLTATNWMLSIEGQVTVGPHQNIVAGMAALFSCYYVFNLVYQEEASSTLEFIQRCFIGISPTSGTKMTKWISPRSGKVHEKRNNSVSLHVSALLKRLMDFEWL; from the exons ATGTCGGCTCTGATGGAGGACATAAGAGAAGCTGTGTTGGCGGTATTACCCAGCCTACCAGAGGATAAAGTCCAGTCACTGCTGAACAAGTTGGCAAGCATTGGTGTGGAGTTCAAATCCGATCTGCAGTTCATTAAAGAGGAAGATCTCCCCGCCAACATCACACCTAACCAGTGCCGGAGGCTTCTCAATGCCTGGCAAACTCAAG aTCAAACGTCATATGTGACACTGACTCCTGTGGACCACTCTGACATAGTCCTCAGTACCACTACAGAGGATCCTCCATCTTCTGAATCCGACAACACTTCAATGTCAAGCAGTAATACATCCAGAATGACTGTTAATTTAAGTGTCTGGCATGAAAACTTCAGTGTTCCTTGGAACAGAATGCCTCCTGGTATCACAACCGCAATTTCACTGGAGAAACGTCCATCTGCTAAAGACCGTAGGCAAATGGTACGAATCATAGTTGAGGAAATGAGGCTGAATGAACAAAATCCATCAAAGTCTCAGTGCCAGGCAATAGCCAAGATGATTGTAAAGCAACATCCTCAGAGCTTTGCTGATGTTATGACAGATGGCACTGTGATCGGCAGTGGCTATGCATCTCTTATGACTCAACTAAAAACACGAGTAGAACATGTGAATCGTGGAAATGCTCTCTCCAGACGAAGGAAGCAGAAAAGGGTCTCAAATGCACCTGAAGACATAGCCAGAGGACCAGCTGACCAATATGGCTGCGTGAGATGGCAACCTGACTGTCCACCAGGGGAGACTGTAGAGGGtcttaaagagaaaaagagtgaaATGCAAGACCTATATCACACTGAAGGACCAGCTGGTGCAGAGAGAGGATATGTAATTCAGTTAATGAAAACAACCTACTAcctacaaagaaaaaatatcaaTGCAAGCCCACCTCCTTCAATTGCTGAGCTGAAGACTGAGTGGCCATATCTTTTCACTCCGAAACAGATGTTCAGCCATTTCAATTTACTCACAGACATTAAAATTCTGGAAAAAATGGAGCAGGCTGTAGAAGAAAAGGGGAAGCTGATCCTTAGGTTCTTCCAGCACACGACAGCAAGGACCAGTACAGATGAGGTTGAGCGCATCCTGGTCAGttacaacaaagaagaaaagtgtgATCCATGCCCATGTGTGATTCTGCTTCTGATGGCACACTTCAAAGAGAAATATGAGGGGCTCATTTTACAGGCCGAT GTCTTCTCAACAGCAGCTGACGTTGAGAGAACAAAGCCACTTCCTGAGTCTCCAAGACTCATCGTCTTAG gTGATGTTCTCACGGCAACAAACTGGATGCTGAGCATTGAGGGCCAAGTGACTGTGGGTCCACACCAGAACATTGTGGCTGGAATGGCAGCGCTTTTCTCGTGCTATTACGTCTTCAATCTGGTGTACCAAGAGGAGGCGTCGAGCACACTGGAATTCATCCAAAG ATGCTTCATTGGGATCAGCCCAACCTCTGGCACAAAGATGACAAAGTGGATCAGTCCAAGAAGTGGGAAGGTGCATGAGAAGAGGAACAACAGTGTCAGCCTTCATGTCTCTGCACTTCTCAAAAGATTAATGGACTTTGAATGGCTTTGA